In the genome of Paenibacillus pabuli, one region contains:
- the mraZ gene encoding division/cell wall cluster transcriptional repressor MraZ, protein MFMGEFQHSIDDKGRVIIPAKFRESLGPSFVVTRGLDQCLFVYPMEEWGVMEQKLKALPLMKSDARAFTRFFFSGATECELDKQGRVNLPGNLREYAKLDKDCVVLGVSNRVEIWSKGIWESYFNQSEEAFNDIAEKLVDFNFDL, encoded by the coding sequence ATGTTTATGGGGGAGTTCCAACATAGCATTGATGACAAGGGTCGGGTTATTATTCCGGCTAAATTCCGCGAATCTCTGGGACCGTCTTTCGTTGTCACACGGGGTTTGGACCAGTGTCTTTTCGTGTACCCCATGGAGGAGTGGGGGGTCATGGAACAGAAGCTCAAAGCACTGCCATTGATGAAATCCGATGCACGTGCGTTTACCCGTTTTTTTTTCTCGGGTGCCACCGAATGTGAATTGGACAAACAGGGTAGGGTAAATTTGCCGGGCAATCTTAGAGAGTATGCCAAGCTGGACAAGGATTGTGTTGTTCTTGGCGTGTCGAACCGGGTGGAGATTTGGAGCAAAGGCATATGGGAGAGTTATTTCAATCAATCCGAAGAAGCATTCAACGACATTGCCGAAAAGCTGGTCGATTTTAATTTTGATCTATAA
- a CDS encoding DUF3397 domain-containing protein has translation MGFFIVLSILPFFPFFLVYWIMYGWKKDKRVALRSAMDVTTLFLIFSVSALFNLTFDSNFGFYLTLILILIALGFIGGAQNRLKGKVDGGRMFRAVWRMAFVIMSFGYILFTIFGLFRYFMNQM, from the coding sequence ATGGGATTTTTTATTGTGCTGAGCATACTGCCGTTCTTTCCGTTTTTTCTTGTTTATTGGATCATGTATGGATGGAAAAAAGATAAGCGTGTGGCGTTGCGCTCGGCAATGGATGTAACAACCTTATTCCTTATTTTCTCTGTATCGGCGTTATTCAACTTAACATTTGATTCGAATTTTGGATTTTATTTAACACTTATACTCATACTAATAGCCCTTGGATTCATCGGAGGGGCGCAAAATCGACTCAAAGGTAAGGTCGATGGGGGTAGAATGTTCCGGGCCGTTTGGCGCATGGCTTTTGTCATAATGAGTTTTGGGTATATTTTGTTTACTATATTTGGATTATTTAGATACTTTATGAATCAGATGTGA
- a CDS encoding adenosylhomocysteinase: MTTPALQNSIVKDMKLASEGHLKIDWVEAHMPVLNRIRRQFEQDLPFKGLKVAICLHLEAKTAYLAKVIQAGGAEVTITHSNPLSTQDDVCAALVEDGVTVYAKHNPAPVEFKELQLRALEVKPDLIIDDGGDFATIIASERPDLAATIRGGAEETTTGIIRLKALAKEGQLRFPMVAVNDAYCKYLFDNRYGTGQSAFDGIIRTTNLVVAGKNVVVAGYGWCGKGVAMRAKGLGANVIVTEIDPIKAVEAHMDGFRVMTMVEAAKLGDFFIAVTGNKDVITGEHYDVMKDGAILSNAGHFDVEVNKPELAKRSDSIRTVRRNIEEYRFKDGRKMYLLAEGRLVNLGAADGHPAEIMDTTFALQALGLRYVSENYAELGKTVVNVPYDIDQQVASYKLESLNIAIDSLSAEQEKYLDSWKF; the protein is encoded by the coding sequence ATGACTACCCCTGCATTGCAAAATAGTATCGTTAAGGATATGAAACTTGCTTCGGAAGGACACCTGAAAATTGATTGGGTAGAAGCGCATATGCCGGTATTGAACCGAATTCGTCGCCAATTTGAACAGGATCTGCCGTTTAAAGGTTTGAAAGTAGCCATCTGCCTTCATCTTGAGGCTAAAACGGCTTATCTGGCAAAAGTCATTCAAGCTGGTGGTGCAGAAGTGACGATTACACACAGCAACCCATTGTCAACACAGGATGATGTTTGTGCTGCTTTGGTGGAAGACGGCGTTACGGTGTATGCCAAACATAATCCGGCCCCTGTAGAGTTCAAAGAACTGCAACTCCGTGCACTTGAAGTAAAACCTGATCTGATTATTGATGATGGCGGAGACTTTGCGACCATTATCGCATCCGAACGTCCTGATCTTGCTGCCACAATTCGTGGGGGAGCAGAGGAAACGACAACGGGGATCATTCGTCTGAAAGCTTTGGCGAAAGAAGGCCAATTGAGATTCCCAATGGTTGCAGTCAATGACGCTTATTGCAAATATCTGTTTGACAACCGTTACGGTACAGGTCAGTCTGCATTTGATGGTATCATCCGTACAACGAATCTGGTCGTAGCAGGAAAAAACGTAGTTGTAGCGGGTTATGGATGGTGTGGTAAAGGTGTAGCGATGCGTGCGAAAGGGCTCGGAGCAAACGTTATCGTAACTGAAATTGATCCTATTAAAGCCGTAGAAGCACATATGGACGGATTCCGTGTCATGACGATGGTGGAAGCTGCCAAATTGGGTGATTTCTTCATAGCTGTTACCGGCAATAAAGACGTAATCACTGGAGAACATTATGACGTGATGAAGGATGGAGCAATTCTGAGTAATGCAGGTCACTTTGACGTGGAAGTGAACAAACCGGAACTTGCTAAACGTTCCGATTCGATTCGCACCGTACGTCGCAACATTGAAGAATATCGTTTCAAAGATGGCCGTAAGATGTATTTGTTGGCTGAAGGACGTCTGGTAAACCTGGGTGCGGCCGATGGACATCCTGCCGAGATTATGGATACGACGTTTGCATTGCAAGCGCTGGGTTTGCGTTATGTGAGCGAGAACTATGCAGAACTGGGTAAAACCGTTGTTAATGTACCTTATGACATTGATCAACAGGTTGCCAGCTACAAACTGGAAAGTCTGAATATTGCGATCGATTCCCTGTCAGCAGAACAGGAAAAATATCTGGACAGCTGGAAATTCTAA
- a CDS encoding peptide ABC transporter substrate-binding protein, giving the protein MKRKSLLVLLTLILAFGTVLAACGSKNEGTGNTDTGSAGESNGLAKDQVLKINLTAEPPTLDPAQAKDSQTNTVLKFLYEGLVRIDADGKEAPGVAKDWTISEDGLKYVFNLNPDAKWSNGDAITAEDFVRSWERALKPETASPYAYQLYYIKGAEGYNLSKDETYKGTKITDFSQVGVKATDEHTLEVTLENPTPYFLGLTAFYTYYPVHKSADTNDKFFTDYKNMIVNGPFTMDQYAKGQKIVVKKNEGYHAASDIKLSEINMSLTSSSASELQAYKSGQLDYTGAPNGEIPSDQIPSVKAELPDEFKATGIASTYYYQFNVNEAPFNNVKIRKAFAMSIERQLIVDKVTQGGQIPAFGFVPPGIRGENGEFRDEHKDDYFTENVEEAKKLLAEGMKEEGYTTLPAVTLIYNTSDGHAKIALAVADMWKKNLGVDVKTENQEWGVFLENRQNQNFQVARAGWSADYNDPYNFLEMWTTGNTNNDAKFSNEQFDKDVKETVKSADPATRMAAFADAEKILIQDEMAVMPIYYYTNVSLTKPYLKGVQLDFSGAIDFTRAYLEEK; this is encoded by the coding sequence ATGAAAAGGAAAAGTCTATTAGTCCTTTTGACGCTGATTCTGGCGTTCGGTACCGTACTTGCAGCGTGCGGATCGAAAAACGAAGGCACAGGTAACACCGATACTGGTTCTGCAGGCGAGAGTAATGGTCTCGCAAAAGATCAAGTGCTGAAAATTAACCTGACAGCTGAACCTCCTACGTTGGATCCGGCTCAAGCAAAAGACAGCCAAACCAACACTGTTCTGAAATTTTTGTATGAAGGTCTTGTTCGTATCGACGCTGATGGCAAAGAAGCTCCAGGCGTTGCTAAAGACTGGACAATCTCCGAAGATGGTTTGAAATATGTTTTCAACCTGAACCCGGACGCTAAATGGAGCAATGGTGATGCAATCACTGCCGAAGATTTTGTACGTTCTTGGGAACGTGCGTTGAAACCGGAAACAGCTTCTCCATACGCTTACCAATTGTACTATATCAAAGGTGCTGAGGGTTACAACCTGAGCAAAGACGAAACATATAAAGGTACTAAAATTACAGACTTCTCTCAAGTAGGTGTTAAAGCTACTGATGAGCACACGCTGGAAGTAACGTTGGAAAACCCAACACCTTACTTCTTGGGTCTGACAGCATTCTACACGTACTACCCAGTACACAAGTCTGCTGACACGAATGATAAATTTTTCACAGATTACAAAAACATGATCGTTAACGGACCATTCACAATGGATCAATACGCTAAAGGTCAAAAAATCGTTGTGAAGAAAAACGAAGGCTATCATGCAGCTTCTGACATCAAATTGTCTGAAATCAACATGTCCCTGACAAGCAGCAGTGCTTCCGAACTGCAAGCTTACAAGTCCGGACAATTGGACTACACAGGCGCACCTAACGGTGAAATTCCTTCCGACCAAATTCCTTCTGTAAAAGCGGAATTGCCGGACGAGTTTAAAGCTACTGGTATTGCAAGTACGTACTACTACCAGTTCAACGTTAATGAAGCTCCATTTAACAACGTTAAAATCCGTAAGGCTTTTGCAATGTCAATCGAGCGTCAATTGATTGTTGACAAAGTAACACAAGGTGGACAAATTCCAGCTTTCGGCTTTGTACCTCCAGGTATCCGCGGTGAAAACGGCGAATTCCGTGATGAGCACAAAGATGACTACTTCACTGAAAACGTAGAAGAAGCTAAGAAATTGCTTGCTGAAGGTATGAAAGAAGAAGGCTACACAACATTGCCAGCTGTAACTTTGATCTACAACACTAGTGACGGTCACGCGAAAATCGCGCTTGCTGTTGCTGACATGTGGAAGAAAAACCTTGGTGTTGACGTGAAAACGGAAAACCAAGAGTGGGGCGTATTCCTTGAGAACCGTCAAAATCAAAACTTCCAAGTGGCTCGTGCGGGCTGGTCTGCGGACTACAACGATCCGTACAACTTCTTGGAAATGTGGACAACAGGTAACACAAACAATGATGCTAAATTTAGCAACGAACAGTTTGACAAAGATGTTAAAGAAACTGTGAAATCTGCTGATCCAGCTACACGTATGGCTGCTTTTGCTGATGCAGAGAAAATCCTGATTCAAGATGAAATGGCAGTAATGCCGATCTATTACTACACTAATGTATCTTTGACTAAGCCTTACCTGAAAGGCGTACAACTTGATTTCAGTGGAGCAATTGACTTCACTCGTGCATATCTGGAAGAGAAATAA
- a CDS encoding ABC transporter permease — protein MNTGLDSQAALKSQESVSLFKDAMYRLATNKAAMISLAVLVLVVIFSMIGPTSLFTSYNYYSNDLLNANAAPSAEHWFGTDELGRDVWVRTWVGARVSLTVGLAAALIDLVIGVIYGAIMGFYGGRVDGIMNKFSEILYSLPYMLVVILLLVVLEPSLTTIIIALTITGWISMSWIVRGEIMQLKNRDFILAARSMGASTGRQLFRHLLPNAVGPILVTLTLSIPNAIFAEAFLSFLGLGVSAPKSSLGSMINDALTGWTLYPWRMWFPAGLMVMTMLAFNLLGDGLRDALDPKLRK, from the coding sequence GTGAACACAGGCCTGGATAGTCAGGCAGCGTTGAAATCGCAAGAGAGTGTATCGCTATTCAAAGACGCTATGTATAGACTTGCAACGAACAAGGCCGCTATGATTAGTTTGGCTGTTCTAGTCCTTGTTGTCATTTTCTCTATGATTGGTCCAACTTCTTTGTTCACAAGCTATAATTATTATTCCAATGATTTGTTGAATGCCAATGCTGCACCGAGTGCTGAACATTGGTTCGGAACAGATGAACTGGGTCGTGATGTATGGGTAAGAACCTGGGTAGGGGCACGTGTGTCTCTTACTGTAGGTTTGGCTGCTGCTTTGATTGACCTTGTCATCGGGGTAATTTATGGAGCGATTATGGGCTTCTACGGTGGACGTGTTGACGGCATCATGAACAAGTTCTCCGAGATCCTGTACTCCCTGCCTTACATGCTCGTTGTTATCCTTTTGCTGGTTGTATTGGAGCCAAGTCTGACAACGATTATCATTGCACTTACCATCACAGGCTGGATCAGTATGTCCTGGATTGTGCGTGGTGAGATTATGCAGCTCAAAAACAGAGACTTTATCCTTGCTGCTCGTTCCATGGGCGCAAGCACTGGACGTCAACTCTTCCGTCATTTGCTGCCAAATGCTGTCGGACCCATTCTCGTTACATTGACGTTGTCCATCCCAAATGCCATCTTCGCAGAAGCATTTTTGAGCTTCCTCGGATTGGGTGTATCTGCACCTAAATCTTCTCTTGGATCTATGATCAATGATGCACTTACTGGCTGGACACTGTATCCTTGGCGGATGTGGTTCCCAGCAGGTTTGATGGTTATGACAATGCTCGCATTTAACTTGCTTGGTGACGGCTTGCGCGACGCGCTTGATCCGAAATTACGTAAATAG
- a CDS encoding ABC transporter ATP-binding protein: protein MEPILTVKDLSVSFTTRSGEFDAVKNVSFELGKGETLGIVGESGSGKSVTAQTIMKLIPSPPSKVKSGEITFHGKDLLNKTDKQMEAIRGKDIGMIFQDPMTSLNPTIKVGKQITEVLRKHQNMSKKEAEKRALEMLELVGIKNAEVRMNHYPHQFSGGMRQRAMIAIALACRPSLLIADEPTTALDVTIQAQILDVMKDMQQKLGTSIMLITHDLGVVAGMCDRVVVMKEGEVVETGTTAEIFSNPQHPYTIKLLNALPRLDEPKKEKPTPVGIIKGANKPLVQVKNLKQYFNLGKGNILKAVNDVSFDIFEGETLGVVGESGCGKSTTGRTILRLYEPTGGSVNFNGTDIYKLSPRKMKEMRKDMQMIFQDPYASLNPRFNVMDIIGESLDIHGLASSKAERKRRVEELLDLVGLNPSHALRYPHEFSGGQRQRIGIARALAVDPKFIICDEPLSALDVSIQAQVVNLLEELQQRLGLTYLFIAHDLSMVKHISDRVAVMYMGKVVELAESEELYANPIHPYTKTLLSAIPVPDPEVEASKRRILLPEEQALKNGSGGPANDPYNLQNAQLIEVSKGHWVAEPYV from the coding sequence ATGGAGCCGATTTTAACAGTCAAAGACCTGAGTGTGTCATTTACGACGCGTTCTGGTGAGTTTGATGCCGTTAAAAATGTGAGTTTTGAACTTGGCAAAGGAGAGACGCTGGGGATCGTAGGTGAATCCGGTAGTGGTAAGAGTGTTACTGCCCAAACCATCATGAAATTGATTCCCTCCCCGCCTTCGAAGGTCAAAAGCGGAGAAATTACTTTTCACGGGAAGGACCTGCTGAATAAGACAGATAAACAGATGGAAGCCATCCGTGGTAAAGATATCGGCATGATCTTCCAGGATCCAATGACTTCTTTGAATCCTACCATCAAAGTGGGTAAGCAAATTACCGAGGTACTTCGCAAGCATCAGAACATGTCCAAAAAAGAAGCTGAAAAAAGAGCTTTGGAAATGCTTGAGCTTGTTGGCATCAAAAATGCGGAAGTTCGCATGAATCATTACCCGCACCAATTTTCCGGTGGTATGCGCCAGCGTGCTATGATTGCGATTGCCTTGGCATGCCGTCCTTCTCTTCTGATTGCGGATGAACCAACAACTGCACTCGACGTAACGATTCAGGCACAAATCCTGGATGTTATGAAAGATATGCAGCAAAAACTTGGAACTTCCATCATGCTTATTACGCATGACCTTGGAGTAGTAGCTGGAATGTGTGATCGTGTTGTTGTTATGAAGGAAGGCGAAGTTGTTGAAACAGGAACAACTGCTGAAATCTTCAGCAATCCTCAACATCCATACACCATTAAATTGCTGAATGCTCTTCCTCGTCTGGACGAGCCCAAAAAAGAAAAGCCTACTCCAGTTGGTATTATCAAAGGTGCCAACAAGCCGCTGGTTCAAGTGAAGAACCTGAAACAATACTTCAATTTGGGCAAAGGAAACATTCTCAAAGCGGTTAATGATGTCAGCTTTGATATTTTTGAAGGCGAAACGCTTGGAGTTGTAGGGGAGTCTGGTTGTGGTAAATCCACAACAGGCCGTACAATTCTGCGCCTTTATGAGCCAACAGGCGGAAGTGTTAACTTTAATGGAACAGATATCTACAAGCTGTCGCCACGCAAAATGAAAGAAATGCGTAAAGACATGCAGATGATTTTCCAGGATCCTTATGCGTCTTTGAATCCACGTTTCAACGTTATGGATATCATCGGTGAATCTCTTGATATTCATGGTCTGGCATCAAGTAAGGCTGAGCGTAAGAGACGCGTTGAAGAACTGCTTGATCTTGTCGGTCTGAATCCCAGCCATGCACTCCGTTATCCACATGAATTCTCAGGTGGTCAAAGACAACGGATCGGGATTGCCCGTGCATTGGCTGTAGACCCTAAATTCATTATCTGTGATGAGCCATTGTCTGCATTGGACGTGTCCATTCAGGCTCAGGTCGTTAATTTGCTTGAAGAACTTCAGCAGCGCCTCGGCTTGACATACCTGTTTATTGCGCATGACTTGTCCATGGTTAAACATATCAGTGACCGTGTAGCTGTAATGTATATGGGTAAAGTGGTGGAGTTGGCAGAAAGTGAAGAACTGTATGCGAATCCGATTCACCCATACACCAAAACATTGCTGTCTGCGATCCCTGTACCTGATCCGGAGGTAGAAGCGAGCAAACGTCGCATTCTGCTGCCAGAAGAACAGGCACTTAAAAATGGATCTGGTGGACCTGCAAATGATCCATACAACCTGCAGAACGCTCAATTGATTGAGGTATCCAAAGGTCACTGGGTTGCAGAACCTTACGTATAA
- the rsmH gene encoding 16S rRNA (cytosine(1402)-N(4))-methyltransferase RsmH, with protein MFHHITVLKEEATEGLNIKQDGIYVDCTLGGGGHSSVIASKLGPGGRLIALDQDDWALDNAREKLAPYGERITLVKTNFRDLEQVLKELDVPTKDGVPQVDGILYDLGVSSPQFDEGERGFSYNHDAPLDMRMDQDASLTAKEIVNEWPEEEIANILYRYGEEKFSRRIARVIVEKRKQSTIETTGELVELIKEGIPAAARRTGGHPAKRSFQALRIAVNDELGAFEEALHQAVRCLAPGGRVSVITFHSLEDRICKQIFSSYLEKCTCPPDFPLCVCGGKGVLRLVNRKPLIPTETELAENSRARSAKLRVAEKL; from the coding sequence TTGTTTCACCACATAACCGTACTCAAAGAAGAGGCAACAGAGGGTTTAAACATCAAGCAGGACGGTATATACGTGGACTGCACTTTAGGCGGTGGCGGACATAGCTCCGTGATTGCATCCAAGCTCGGTCCAGGGGGACGTCTGATCGCACTGGATCAGGATGATTGGGCTTTGGATAACGCGCGTGAAAAATTGGCTCCGTATGGAGAGCGGATTACATTGGTCAAAACCAATTTCCGTGATCTGGAACAGGTACTGAAAGAACTGGATGTACCGACGAAAGATGGCGTGCCGCAGGTAGATGGTATCTTGTATGACTTGGGCGTATCATCACCGCAATTCGACGAAGGGGAACGTGGATTTAGTTACAATCACGATGCTCCGTTGGATATGCGTATGGACCAGGATGCATCCCTTACCGCCAAAGAAATCGTTAATGAATGGCCGGAAGAGGAGATTGCCAACATTTTGTATCGCTATGGTGAAGAGAAATTCTCCAGAAGAATTGCTCGTGTCATTGTTGAAAAGCGGAAGCAATCTACGATTGAGACTACTGGTGAACTGGTAGAATTAATCAAAGAAGGTATTCCGGCAGCAGCTCGTCGAACCGGTGGACATCCTGCGAAGCGCAGCTTCCAGGCATTGCGAATTGCGGTTAACGATGAGCTTGGCGCGTTCGAAGAAGCGTTACATCAGGCCGTTCGGTGCTTGGCACCTGGCGGACGTGTATCTGTTATTACTTTTCACTCACTTGAGGACCGGATATGCAAACAGATTTTTAGCAGTTATCTGGAGAAATGTACATGCCCTCCCGATTTCCCGTTGTGTGTTTGCGGCGGTAAGGGTGTCTTGCGTTTAGTGAACAGAAAGCCGCTGATTCCAACGGAAACGGAACTGGCCGAGAACTCCCGTGCTCGTTCAGCGAAGCTGCGTGTAGCGGAGAAACTGTAA
- a CDS encoding ABC transporter permease: MVKYVLKKLLFMLLSLFILASATFFLMKAIPGDPFTSEKKVSPEIRALLEVKYGLDKPMYEQYLKYMGGIIKGDFGVSMKYLNQDVSGMITQTFTASLKLGIFAIIISIVVGVLLGLLAAVYHRKLIDDITMILAVIGIAVPSFLLASLIQYIFASKLGWFNVMGFDGPLDYVLPVAALSASPIAFIARLTRSSMLEVLHADYIKTAKAKGLKWPAIMFRHVLRNGILPVVTYVGPMTANIITGSVVIEQIFNIGGIGKVFVESITNRDYTMIMGITIFYGILLMLARFLTDIAYVLIDPRIKLESRKGA; this comes from the coding sequence TTGGTTAAGTACGTGCTGAAAAAACTGCTATTTATGCTGCTATCGCTTTTCATACTCGCATCAGCAACCTTCTTCCTGATGAAGGCCATTCCGGGTGACCCTTTTACATCCGAGAAAAAGGTATCACCTGAAATCCGGGCACTTTTAGAAGTGAAGTATGGTTTGGACAAACCGATGTATGAACAATACCTGAAGTATATGGGTGGAATCATCAAAGGTGATTTTGGGGTTTCTATGAAATACCTGAATCAAGATGTATCTGGTATGATCACTCAAACGTTTACAGCATCTCTGAAGCTAGGGATCTTTGCGATTATTATCTCAATTGTTGTGGGTGTCTTGTTGGGGCTTCTTGCCGCAGTTTACCATCGGAAGTTGATTGATGATATCACGATGATTCTCGCTGTTATAGGGATTGCCGTTCCAAGCTTTTTGCTCGCATCTCTGATACAGTATATTTTTGCGTCAAAACTCGGCTGGTTTAACGTTATGGGCTTCGACGGCCCACTCGACTATGTGCTTCCGGTTGCAGCCTTGTCTGCATCACCAATTGCCTTTATCGCGCGTTTGACGCGTTCAAGCATGTTGGAAGTGCTGCATGCAGATTACATCAAGACTGCTAAAGCCAAAGGTTTGAAATGGCCTGCTATCATGTTTAGACACGTTTTACGGAACGGTATTCTGCCAGTCGTTACTTATGTTGGTCCGATGACAGCAAATATTATCACAGGTTCCGTTGTTATTGAGCAAATCTTTAACATTGGTGGAATTGGTAAAGTATTTGTAGAAAGTATTACGAATCGTGATTATACGATGATTATGGGGATCACAATCTTCTATGGAATTCTCTTGATGCTTGCACGTTTCCTGACGGATATTGCTTACGTGCTGATCGATCCTAGAATTAAGCTAGAAAGCCGGAAGGGGGCATAA
- the bshC gene encoding bacillithiol biosynthesis cysteine-adding enzyme BshC, with product MKGITEALRSGTRLAEDYVCSRDAARGLYEYDIRWESGLHTRAEWLDQSENTRIPRQRLAEYLRIYNKRVNDHGAVHESITRLAEQDALVVTGGQQSGLLTGPLFVIYKAASVVAAAREAENRLQRPVVPVFWIAGEDHDWDEVNHTYLPDASGDMTKIKLQGRFAGRDSVSNVHVETEQWTTVLKQVEHLLPDTVHKPGLMKLVMEIHQSSSNLSDAFARLISALFGKSGLILLDAADPDLRRLEQPIFERLIRENGTLRQAYVQGAAALEQAGYAMPAEVAEDGANLFYIHEGARLLLMLKDGLYSDRKGLVSFTEERLLQELAEHPERFSNNVLTRPLMQDSILPVAAVILGQGEIAYWGLTREAFNRFGLQMPILLPRLSFTIMEDVHHKHMKQYGLSFQDVQYHMEEKKEQWLAQQEAFQVDEQFERVQQAFADLYRPLLEQITEIHPGLDRIGNTNLGKISEQMQYLQQQTHKAIKDKHNVSLRHWNGMQNSLFPMNKPQERVHNALFYLNRYGTEWIGQLIESQSEFRGQHQVITL from the coding sequence ATGAAAGGTATTACCGAGGCACTCCGCAGCGGAACGCGACTTGCAGAAGACTATGTCTGTTCAAGGGATGCTGCGCGTGGCCTTTACGAGTATGACATTCGCTGGGAATCGGGGCTTCATACGCGTGCCGAGTGGCTGGACCAATCGGAGAACACACGTATTCCTCGTCAACGTCTGGCAGAGTATCTACGCATATATAATAAACGTGTGAACGATCATGGCGCAGTTCATGAATCCATCACACGTCTCGCGGAACAAGATGCGTTAGTTGTTACGGGAGGGCAGCAAAGCGGCCTGCTTACAGGTCCGTTGTTTGTTATTTACAAAGCAGCAAGTGTTGTTGCAGCTGCGCGAGAAGCGGAGAACAGGCTACAGCGGCCTGTCGTTCCCGTTTTTTGGATTGCAGGAGAAGACCATGACTGGGATGAAGTTAACCACACGTACTTGCCTGACGCCAGCGGTGACATGACAAAGATCAAGTTACAAGGACGGTTTGCAGGCAGGGATTCCGTGAGTAATGTCCATGTGGAAACGGAACAATGGACGACCGTGTTGAAGCAGGTGGAGCATCTGTTACCAGATACGGTTCACAAACCAGGTTTAATGAAGCTGGTTATGGAGATCCATCAGTCGAGTTCGAACCTGAGTGATGCGTTTGCACGGTTAATCTCAGCGTTGTTTGGCAAAAGTGGACTTATTCTGCTGGATGCTGCAGATCCGGATTTGCGCAGGCTTGAACAGCCTATATTTGAACGCCTAATTCGTGAAAATGGGACATTACGCCAAGCATATGTACAAGGCGCTGCCGCATTGGAACAAGCCGGATATGCCATGCCTGCTGAAGTCGCGGAAGATGGGGCCAATCTGTTTTACATACATGAAGGGGCGCGGCTGCTTCTGATGTTGAAAGACGGCTTGTACAGCGACCGTAAAGGTCTGGTTTCATTTACAGAAGAGAGATTGCTTCAGGAATTAGCTGAACATCCCGAGCGATTTAGCAACAATGTATTGACCCGGCCATTAATGCAAGATTCTATATTACCTGTAGCTGCTGTTATCTTGGGGCAAGGCGAGATTGCGTATTGGGGATTGACGCGTGAAGCGTTTAACCGGTTCGGGCTACAGATGCCGATCTTGCTTCCACGTCTTTCCTTTACCATAATGGAGGATGTTCATCACAAACATATGAAGCAGTACGGCCTTTCTTTCCAGGATGTTCAGTATCATATGGAAGAAAAGAAGGAACAATGGCTGGCACAGCAGGAGGCTTTCCAGGTCGATGAACAGTTTGAGCGAGTTCAGCAAGCGTTTGCTGATTTATATCGTCCATTGCTTGAACAGATCACAGAGATCCATCCTGGCCTGGACCGAATTGGAAATACCAATCTGGGCAAGATCAGTGAACAGATGCAGTATCTGCAACAACAGACCCACAAAGCCATCAAAGATAAACACAATGTGAGCCTAAGGCACTGGAACGGGATGCAAAACTCACTCTTTCCCATGAACAAACCGCAGGAACGAGTACATAATGCACTCTTTTACCTGAATCGTTATGGAACCGAGTGGATTGGGCAACTGATTGAAAGTCAGAGCGAATTCCGTGGACAACACCAAGTGATTACATTGTAG